A portion of the Flavobacterium magnum genome contains these proteins:
- the porV gene encoding type IX secretion system outer membrane channel protein PorV: MKKVSLLLICLVAAQFTKAQDGNRVITTGVPFLLVTADARAAGMADQGVATSPDAYSQQYNPAKYAFSIEKQGFSVSYTPYLTDLVNDISLGQVTYFNRISERSAFAGSLRYFGLGDIELRDSFEATPVIVSPNEFALDGSYSLKLSERFSMAVGGRYIRSSLRIPDGTTDASAASSFAVDVAGYYQSEEQAFSDFNGRWRAGFNFQNMGPKISYDSDDVSTNFLPANMRLGAGFDFIFDDYNKVGVGVEFGKLLVPTPQDPKDINGDGTISQDERTANLDEYRSTGWVEGMFKSFGDAPDGFSEELKEFTYSVGAEYLYQDSFAMRLGYFNESPEKGSRKFFSLGAGFKYNVVKVDVSYLFSASKVKNPLENTLRFSLTFNFGDNYDEY, translated from the coding sequence ATGAAAAAAGTCTCGTTACTGCTGATTTGCCTCGTTGCGGCTCAGTTTACCAAAGCCCAGGACGGCAACAGGGTGATCACAACCGGCGTTCCTTTCCTGCTGGTTACAGCCGATGCAAGGGCAGCGGGGATGGCAGACCAGGGAGTAGCCACATCGCCTGATGCATATTCTCAGCAATACAACCCTGCCAAATATGCTTTTTCCATAGAGAAACAAGGTTTTTCGGTCAGTTATACACCATATCTCACAGACCTGGTCAATGACATTTCGCTCGGGCAGGTGACGTATTTCAACAGGATCAGCGAGCGTAGCGCATTCGCGGGAAGCCTGCGTTATTTCGGTTTGGGAGACATCGAACTCAGGGACAGTTTTGAGGCGACCCCGGTGATTGTTTCCCCGAATGAATTTGCTTTGGATGGCTCGTACTCACTTAAACTCAGTGAACGTTTCTCCATGGCGGTAGGCGGAAGATACATCCGTTCCTCTTTAAGGATTCCCGACGGGACGACTGATGCTTCGGCAGCGAGCTCGTTTGCAGTGGATGTGGCAGGTTACTACCAATCCGAGGAGCAGGCCTTCAGCGATTTCAACGGAAGGTGGCGCGCGGGTTTCAATTTCCAGAACATGGGTCCGAAAATCAGTTACGACTCCGATGACGTGAGCACGAATTTCCTTCCTGCCAATATGAGGCTCGGTGCCGGGTTCGACTTCATTTTCGACGATTATAATAAAGTAGGTGTAGGCGTTGAATTCGGGAAACTCCTCGTGCCGACGCCGCAGGATCCTAAAGATATCAATGGCGATGGCACAATCAGCCAGGACGAACGGACGGCCAATCTTGACGAATACCGTTCCACGGGATGGGTAGAAGGCATGTTTAAGTCGTTTGGCGATGCGCCTGATGGTTTTAGCGAAGAGCTGAAGGAATTTACCTATTCGGTCGGGGCGGAGTACCTTTACCAGGACTCTTTTGCAATGCGCCTGGGGTATTTCAATGAAAGTCCGGAGAAAGGGTCGAGAAAGTTTTTCTCACTTGGCGCCGGCTTCAAATACAATGTCGTGAAAGTGGATGTCTCTTATCTGTTCTCGGCGTCAAAAGTGAAGAATCCGCTCGAAAATACGTTAAGGTTCTCCCTGACGTTTAATTTTGGGGACAACTATGATGAATATTAG
- the cdd gene encoding cytidine deaminase: MKQIDFTTRFTVYESASELPADIQSLMQKAVETRKNAYAPYSQFRVGAALWLDNGETVLGSNQENAAYPSGLCAERVAVFQAGAVYPGAKILKMAISAASDTNPTTAPIPPCGACRQSIAEYEFRQETPIEIYFMGETGAVYKSDSLKNLLPFMFDKNFL, from the coding sequence ATGAAACAAATCGATTTTACAACCCGTTTTACCGTTTACGAAAGTGCGTCTGAATTGCCGGCCGATATACAGTCGCTGATGCAAAAGGCAGTGGAAACCCGAAAGAATGCCTACGCGCCTTATTCTCAGTTCCGCGTCGGTGCAGCGCTTTGGCTCGATAACGGCGAAACGGTGCTCGGTTCGAATCAGGAGAATGCGGCGTATCCGTCAGGGCTTTGTGCTGAGAGGGTTGCGGTTTTCCAGGCCGGCGCAGTGTACCCAGGGGCAAAAATCCTAAAAATGGCCATCTCTGCCGCCTCGGATACCAATCCGACCACAGCGCCCATCCCACCATGCGGTGCGTGCAGGCAGTCGATTGCAGAATACGAGTTTCGCCAGGAAACACCGATAGAAATCTACTTTATGGGCGAGACCGGGGCCGTCTATAAATCCGATTCACTCAAAAATTTACTGCCTTTTATGTTCGATAAGAACTTCCTTTAA
- the pdhA gene encoding pyruvate dehydrogenase (acetyl-transferring) E1 component subunit alpha — MKEVTKDVYLKWYEDMQFWRKFEDKLAALYIQQKVRGFLHLYNGQEAVLAGALHAMDLSKDKMITAYRNHVQPIGMGVDPRKVMAELLGKVTGTSKGMGGSMHIFSKEHGFYGGHGIVGAQIPVGAGIAFADKYFGRDGVTLTYFGDGAARQGSLHEAFNMAMLWKLPVVFIVENNGYAMGTSVERTANHTDIWKLGLGYEMPCGPVDGMNPVKVAEAMHEAIDRARRGDGPTFLELKTYRYRGHSMSDAQLYRSKEEVEEYKKIDPITQVLDVIKENNYATEAEIEAIDERVKNLVEECATFAEESEFPQPQQLYDVVYEQENYPFLPHKL, encoded by the coding sequence ATGAAAGAAGTTACAAAAGACGTTTATCTGAAATGGTATGAGGACATGCAGTTCTGGAGGAAATTCGAGGACAAACTTGCTGCGCTTTATATCCAACAAAAAGTAAGAGGGTTTCTTCACCTGTATAACGGCCAGGAAGCGGTTTTGGCCGGCGCACTGCATGCCATGGATCTGTCCAAGGACAAAATGATCACGGCCTACCGGAATCACGTACAGCCGATCGGTATGGGCGTGGATCCAAGGAAAGTCATGGCGGAATTGCTGGGTAAAGTCACCGGTACGTCAAAAGGGATGGGCGGTTCCATGCACATTTTCTCAAAAGAGCACGGTTTTTATGGCGGGCACGGTATTGTCGGGGCGCAGATCCCGGTGGGTGCCGGTATCGCGTTCGCAGATAAATATTTCGGGCGTGATGGCGTGACTTTAACGTATTTTGGTGATGGTGCGGCACGTCAGGGTTCTTTGCATGAAGCCTTCAACATGGCTATGCTTTGGAAACTTCCTGTGGTGTTTATCGTTGAAAATAATGGCTACGCGATGGGCACATCCGTAGAAAGGACCGCAAACCATACCGACATCTGGAAACTGGGGCTCGGTTATGAAATGCCATGTGGCCCCGTAGACGGCATGAATCCGGTTAAGGTTGCCGAGGCGATGCATGAAGCGATTGATCGCGCACGCCGTGGGGATGGCCCTACATTCCTCGAATTGAAAACGTATCGTTACAGAGGGCACTCCATGTCGGATGCGCAGTTGTACCGAAGCAAGGAAGAAGTGGAAGAATATAAAAAAATCGACCCGATTACACAGGTGCTCGATGTGATTAAGGAAAACAACTACGCTACCGAAGCAGAGATTGAGGCCATCGACGAAAGAGTAAAAAATCTGGTGGAGGAATGCGCCACTTTCGCGGAAGAATCAGAATTCCCGCAACCACAGCAATTGTATGATGTCGTTTACGAACAGGAAAACTATCCTTTTTTACCTCACAAACTATAA
- the gldJ gene encoding gliding motility lipoprotein GldJ, protein MKVNKIIAIKLMLSLALVFGFASCSKSSSSKGGSAATGWKINDKKGGFQLNTKYKKQAPAPGLVLVEGGTFTMGKVQDDVMHDWNNSPNQQHVQSFYMDETEVTNAMYAEYLYWIKTVFPPTEENYKNIYEGALLDTLVWRNRLGYNETMTNNYLRHPAYANYPVVGVNWIQATEFAKWRTDRVNEAILEKQGYLKKDAKINDVSAESTFSTETYLNAPTQTFGGNEDIVLKGKNGKAKPIKTKGSKGQPGTTKEPTNIYAQRSSGLISPEYRLPTEAEWEYAAASDVGNREYNNYKGQKKYPWKGQYTRSGKRQVRGDQLANFKQGKGDYGGIAGWSDDGADITNAVKSYPPNDFGLYDMAGNVAEWVADVYRPIVDDEANDFNYYRGNVYTKNKIGEDGKIELVKSDNIKYDTVSNGRIMARNFPGQIAQVPVDEKETYLRQNFSTSDNRNYRDGDKQSTRYFDFGAEEDETAAKKADDGKRMYDSPKNNVSTDSLGTMVRKFDKSNKRTTLVNDDARVYKGGSWRDRAYWLDPAQRRYYPQDLATDYIGFRCAMSRVGPKSDKKKRARN, encoded by the coding sequence ATGAAAGTAAACAAAATTATTGCAATTAAACTGATGCTGTCATTGGCATTGGTATTTGGATTTGCCAGTTGCAGCAAGAGCTCAAGCTCTAAAGGCGGTTCTGCAGCAACCGGATGGAAAATCAACGACAAAAAAGGTGGTTTCCAATTGAATACCAAATACAAAAAACAGGCACCAGCCCCGGGACTTGTTTTGGTTGAAGGTGGTACCTTTACTATGGGTAAAGTACAGGATGATGTAATGCATGATTGGAACAACTCGCCAAACCAACAGCACGTTCAGTCCTTTTACATGGATGAAACTGAGGTGACGAATGCCATGTATGCTGAATACCTTTATTGGATAAAAACAGTTTTCCCACCGACAGAGGAAAACTACAAAAACATTTACGAAGGCGCGCTGCTTGATACTTTGGTTTGGAGGAATAGGTTGGGTTACAATGAGACCATGACCAACAACTACCTGAGGCATCCGGCTTATGCAAACTACCCTGTTGTAGGTGTGAACTGGATCCAGGCTACGGAATTTGCGAAATGGAGGACGGACCGTGTAAACGAGGCCATCCTCGAAAAGCAGGGTTACCTTAAAAAAGACGCTAAAATCAATGACGTAAGCGCAGAATCTACTTTCAGCACAGAGACGTACCTTAATGCGCCTACCCAGACTTTCGGCGGAAACGAAGACATCGTTTTGAAAGGAAAGAACGGTAAAGCAAAACCAATCAAGACCAAAGGCTCGAAAGGACAGCCTGGTACTACCAAAGAGCCGACCAACATCTATGCCCAAAGAAGCTCCGGGCTTATCAGTCCTGAGTACAGGCTTCCAACCGAAGCGGAGTGGGAATATGCTGCAGCGTCTGACGTGGGCAACAGGGAATACAACAACTACAAAGGACAGAAAAAATATCCTTGGAAAGGTCAATATACACGCTCCGGTAAAAGACAGGTCAGGGGTGATCAATTGGCTAACTTCAAACAAGGAAAAGGAGATTACGGCGGAATTGCAGGCTGGTCTGACGACGGTGCTGATATCACGAATGCTGTAAAATCTTATCCTCCAAACGATTTCGGTTTGTATGATATGGCCGGAAACGTAGCAGAATGGGTTGCTGACGTATACCGTCCGATCGTGGATGATGAAGCCAATGACTTCAACTACTACAGGGGTAACGTGTACACCAAAAACAAGATTGGTGAAGACGGAAAAATCGAATTGGTAAAAAGCGACAACATCAAGTATGATACCGTAAGCAACGGAAGGATCATGGCAAGGAACTTCCCGGGCCAGATTGCACAGGTGCCGGTGGATGAAAAAGAAACGTATCTGAGACAAAACTTCTCTACAAGCGACAACAGGAACTACCGTGATGGTGACAAACAATCTACAAGGTATTTTGACTTTGGTGCTGAAGAGGATGAAACTGCTGCCAAGAAAGCGGATGACGGCAAGAGGATGTATGACTCTCCTAAAAACAATGTGAGTACTGACAGTTTAGGAACGATGGTCCGTAAATTTGACAAGTCGAACAAAAGGACTACGTTGGTAAACGACGACGCGAGGGTTTACAAGGGAGGTTCCTGGAGAGACAGGGCCTACTGGCTTGATCCTGCACAAAGAAGGTACTATCCACAGGATTTGGCTACGGATTACATCGGTTTCAGGTGTGCCATGTCAAGAGTCGGTCCTAAATCTGACAAAAAGAAAAGAGCGAGGAATTAA
- the porU gene encoding type IX secretion system sortase PorU, translating into MKKAVLTFLLCFPLAFYAQLTGSFTLDWKDNVNVSTDLSNYIMPQFQLENFQFNDVNKTVLLALNIPSNTAVDENSVSISNTVYETITASQLGALSQKNLPSSWNVSVTNVIAREERSVSLVLSPIINEKGTLKRLKSFTYNISRSANRNPVARDGFDNISHSVLSTGDWYRFYVEKSGVYRISKSFLQSLGMKLGNVDPRKIAIYGNGGRMVPMKNSVDYPADLAENALYFDGEADGVFDNQDYILFYAEGVDNWSPENQTNNNLYEDKSYYYVTVKGSDGKRISPMPAATGAITPITAFDDFQFHEIDETNIARLGRKWFGEDFSVNNEYSFDFKFPNVVAGSTMTVSVSAAAVANTATSMQVDVNGATVGTIPFTSIVVLDNLGDDEGLTATAAAAEDVSVKFTYNNNGVPTARAFLDYVNIKAKRNLAGYGKQFRFQVDDAAVMNGSGEFRFTNSGTIAQVWDITDIYNATAVVNDNQSNFSFQADLGEVRKYIAVDRQDYYAPKKDSKSKVANQDLKGTIFNNAQGQFQDIDYLIITPASLSSAAEKLAGFHRSFQGMNVKVVNLEAIYPEFSSGKQDIGAIRNFVKYVYNNASSAAKRVKYLNLFGDASFDFKNRISNNTNLVPIYHALSSFSLSSSYISDDFFVLMDDNEGDMESTSARGLDIAVGRMPVKNIAEADQMVNKVLEYHDVKSFGRWRNNFVLISDDVDKSGEQSLEFELDDLGDQIFAQKPFINVKKIHSDSYEQEASAGGNRYPKVREDFISAFEQGALVFNYFGHGGEDGLAHERILEKIDVQNFGNRYKYPLFVTITCEFTRFDNPFRPTAGEFMFLNPAGGAISLVTTTRQITIGTGQAINNAFSGYLYGFNSNTLVPIAEALRRSKTNFGYNPQMVFYIGDPAVTLAIPKPKIVLTKVNDMPITGPVDDFKALSAIKVSGEVRDETGTNILSDYNGELAVNVFDKPIERSTLGNDGTRYSNGQLIIMNFTNLGETIFRGNASVTNGSFDFNFVVPRDIRVPLGNGRISFYAKKTGQLVDQTGYDTTIKVGGINPNPVADNIAPRVKLYMNDESFVSGGITNESPILLAFLEDENGINTASGIGHDIIAVLDGDESKPYTLNDYYEAVADDHTKGKLRFPFRNLEKGLHTITFTAWDVYNNPITAEIQFIVVGDETLTLTNVLNYPNPFVNYTEFWFKHNRPFEPLDVQVQVMTITGKVVWTKNQTITTDGFLSREIKWDGRDDFGDKIGKGVYVYKLTVKSTLSNNKTEKFEKLVIL; encoded by the coding sequence ATGAAAAAAGCAGTACTGACGTTTCTTTTATGTTTTCCCTTGGCGTTCTACGCGCAGCTAACCGGTTCATTTACATTAGACTGGAAAGACAATGTAAACGTTTCGACCGATTTGTCAAACTACATCATGCCGCAATTCCAACTCGAGAATTTTCAGTTTAACGACGTTAACAAGACTGTATTGCTTGCTCTTAATATCCCGTCCAATACTGCCGTAGATGAAAACAGCGTCAGTATTTCCAATACCGTTTATGAGACCATCACCGCTTCGCAGTTGGGTGCGCTGTCGCAAAAAAACCTGCCGTCATCGTGGAATGTTTCGGTAACCAATGTGATTGCGCGTGAAGAGCGCAGCGTTTCATTGGTTTTATCTCCGATTATCAACGAAAAAGGTACGCTCAAACGATTAAAATCTTTCACCTATAATATAAGCCGGAGTGCCAATCGGAATCCGGTTGCGCGCGATGGGTTTGACAATATCTCACATTCGGTACTTTCTACGGGCGACTGGTATCGGTTTTATGTAGAGAAATCCGGCGTGTATCGTATTTCCAAATCCTTCCTGCAAAGCCTCGGTATGAAGCTCGGTAACGTTGATCCCAGGAAAATTGCGATTTACGGCAACGGGGGACGTATGGTACCAATGAAAAATTCGGTGGATTATCCCGCCGACCTTGCCGAGAATGCGCTTTATTTCGATGGCGAGGCCGATGGCGTATTCGATAACCAGGATTACATTTTGTTTTATGCGGAAGGGGTGGACAACTGGAGTCCTGAAAACCAGACCAATAACAATCTTTACGAGGATAAGTCCTATTACTATGTAACCGTGAAGGGCAGTGACGGAAAGAGGATCTCGCCCATGCCCGCTGCAACCGGCGCTATTACGCCCATTACCGCTTTTGACGATTTCCAGTTTCATGAAATTGATGAAACCAACATTGCGAGACTGGGTCGCAAATGGTTCGGTGAGGATTTCAGCGTAAACAACGAATACAGTTTCGATTTCAAGTTCCCAAATGTCGTTGCCGGCTCGACGATGACGGTCTCTGTTTCTGCGGCAGCGGTCGCCAATACCGCTACGAGCATGCAGGTCGACGTGAATGGGGCCACAGTAGGAACAATCCCTTTTACTTCCATTGTGGTGCTCGATAACCTGGGGGATGACGAGGGGCTTACAGCCACTGCCGCCGCTGCAGAGGATGTGAGTGTAAAGTTTACCTATAATAATAATGGGGTGCCTACAGCCAGGGCGTTCCTGGATTACGTAAATATAAAAGCCAAACGAAATCTTGCAGGTTACGGGAAGCAATTCCGTTTTCAGGTTGATGATGCGGCGGTGATGAACGGTTCGGGGGAATTCCGATTTACCAATTCAGGAACGATTGCTCAGGTTTGGGATATTACCGATATCTACAACGCCACTGCTGTGGTGAATGACAACCAGTCCAATTTTTCATTCCAGGCCGATTTGGGTGAGGTACGCAAATATATCGCTGTCGACAGACAGGATTATTACGCACCGAAAAAAGACTCGAAGTCCAAAGTGGCAAACCAGGATCTTAAAGGTACCATTTTCAACAATGCGCAAGGCCAGTTCCAGGACATAGATTACCTGATCATTACGCCCGCATCGCTGAGCAGTGCGGCAGAAAAGCTCGCCGGTTTTCACCGTTCGTTTCAGGGCATGAACGTAAAAGTGGTGAACCTCGAAGCGATCTATCCTGAGTTTTCTTCGGGTAAGCAGGATATTGGCGCCATCAGGAACTTTGTGAAGTATGTTTACAACAACGCCTCTTCAGCAGCGAAAAGGGTAAAATACCTTAACCTTTTCGGAGATGCATCATTTGATTTTAAAAACCGTATTTCGAATAACACCAACCTGGTCCCGATTTACCATGCGCTTTCCAGTTTTTCGTTGTCTTCCTCCTACATTTCGGATGATTTCTTTGTGCTAATGGACGATAATGAGGGGGATATGGAATCCACTTCGGCGCGCGGGCTGGACATCGCCGTGGGCCGCATGCCGGTAAAAAATATTGCCGAAGCCGACCAGATGGTCAATAAGGTGCTTGAATACCACGATGTCAAATCATTTGGGCGCTGGCGGAATAATTTTGTCCTGATCTCCGACGACGTCGACAAATCAGGGGAGCAGAGCCTGGAGTTTGAGCTCGACGACCTCGGAGACCAGATTTTCGCGCAGAAACCGTTTATTAATGTGAAGAAAATCCATTCCGATTCTTATGAGCAGGAAGCATCTGCGGGTGGGAACCGGTATCCGAAGGTACGTGAGGACTTTATCAGCGCTTTTGAACAGGGTGCTTTGGTTTTTAATTATTTCGGGCATGGGGGAGAGGATGGTCTCGCGCATGAGCGTATCCTCGAGAAAATCGACGTGCAGAATTTCGGAAACCGGTACAAATATCCGCTCTTTGTCACCATCACCTGCGAGTTTACAAGGTTTGACAATCCGTTCCGGCCGACCGCGGGCGAGTTTATGTTCCTGAATCCGGCGGGCGGCGCGATTTCGCTTGTGACCACAACCCGTCAGATCACCATCGGTACAGGGCAGGCCATCAATAATGCATTTTCCGGATACCTTTATGGTTTCAATTCCAATACATTGGTCCCCATTGCTGAAGCGCTCCGCCGTTCCAAAACCAATTTTGGATACAATCCCCAGATGGTTTTCTACATCGGTGACCCCGCTGTGACGCTGGCCATACCCAAACCTAAAATCGTACTGACTAAAGTCAATGACATGCCCATTACCGGACCGGTCGATGATTTCAAGGCGCTGAGTGCCATCAAGGTTTCGGGTGAGGTGCGCGACGAAACCGGTACGAACATCCTTTCGGATTACAATGGCGAACTGGCAGTCAATGTTTTTGACAAGCCGATTGAAAGGTCCACGCTGGGCAACGACGGCACGCGTTACAGCAACGGCCAGCTGATCATAATGAATTTTACCAACCTCGGCGAGACCATTTTCCGCGGAAATGCCTCCGTGACCAACGGCAGTTTCGATTTCAACTTTGTCGTCCCGCGCGACATCCGTGTGCCGCTGGGCAATGGGCGCATTAGTTTTTACGCTAAAAAAACCGGGCAGCTTGTAGACCAGACCGGGTATGACACAACCATAAAGGTGGGCGGGATTAACCCGAATCCCGTCGCAGATAACATTGCACCGCGGGTAAAATTGTATATGAATGACGAAAGTTTCGTGTCGGGCGGCATTACGAATGAATCTCCGATACTGCTTGCATTTCTTGAGGATGAGAACGGAATCAACACGGCAAGCGGCATCGGCCACGACATCATTGCCGTGCTGGATGGCGACGAAAGCAAACCGTATACTCTAAATGACTATTATGAAGCTGTCGCGGACGATCATACGAAGGGTAAACTGCGCTTTCCGTTCCGAAATCTGGAGAAAGGGTTGCATACCATCACGTTTACGGCCTGGGACGTTTACAACAATCCGATTACTGCAGAGATTCAGTTTATCGTCGTGGGCGATGAGACACTGACATTGACAAACGTGCTGAATTATCCGAATCCGTTTGTAAACTACACGGAGTTCTGGTTTAAACACAACCGTCCGTTTGAGCCGCTTGACGTCCAGGTGCAGGTCATGACCATTACGGGAAAAGTTGTCTGGACCAAAAACCAGACCATTACCACCGATGGGTTCCTCTCCCGGGAAATAAAGTGGGACGGCAGGGACGACTTCGGGGATAAAATAGGAAAAGGAGTCTATGTGTATAAACTGACCGTGAAATCCACACTCAGCAACAACAAGACCGAAAAGTTTGAAAAACTTGTAATCCTATAA
- a CDS encoding UDP-N-acetylmuramoyl-tripeptide--D-alanyl-D-alanine ligase, whose product MDIQDIHQLFLQCNSLSIDTRKIGHNCFFVALKGDRFDANTFSAEALEKGALYVLIDNKDYYVNDRTILVNDTLSVLQELARFHRKFLGIPIVALTGSNGKTTTKELINAVLLKRFNTKATAGNLNNHIGVPLTLLSFDENTEMGIVEMGANHQKEIAFLCSIATPDYGYITNFGKAHLDGFGGFEGVIKGKSEMYDYLVENKKTAFINLDDPLQLKRSAGATAITFGVNHPEAFLNIAKVTANPLVSIQYDATEIQSHLIGLYNANNLYAAIAIGKYFGVSDSEIREAIENYIPQNNRSQIIIKGSNEIILDAYNANPSSMKVAIENFVQLDKTQKIMFLGDMFELGAESPAEHQAIVSMLEGQADAECYFIGKEFYMHKTESPNFHFFETFDALSTRRNLRKIHDSLILIKGSRGMALERVLELLPN is encoded by the coding sequence ATGGACATCCAGGACATTCACCAACTCTTTTTGCAATGCAATTCGCTTTCGATAGACACTAGGAAAATCGGACACAATTGTTTTTTCGTCGCCCTGAAAGGAGACCGTTTTGACGCCAACACATTTAGCGCCGAAGCCCTTGAAAAAGGCGCGCTGTATGTATTGATTGACAACAAGGATTACTACGTAAATGACCGGACCATCCTTGTAAATGACACGTTGTCCGTACTTCAGGAACTCGCCAGGTTCCACAGGAAGTTCCTGGGCATCCCAATCGTTGCGCTAACAGGAAGCAACGGCAAGACCACAACCAAGGAACTCATCAATGCGGTGCTTTTAAAGCGCTTCAATACGAAAGCGACTGCAGGCAACCTGAACAACCACATCGGCGTTCCGCTCACGTTGCTCTCCTTCGACGAAAATACCGAAATGGGCATTGTTGAAATGGGCGCCAACCACCAGAAAGAAATTGCTTTCCTGTGTTCCATCGCCACACCTGATTATGGATACATTACCAATTTCGGAAAGGCTCACCTCGACGGCTTCGGCGGTTTTGAAGGCGTTATCAAAGGTAAAAGCGAGATGTATGACTATTTGGTTGAAAATAAAAAAACGGCCTTCATCAATCTTGACGATCCGCTGCAGCTTAAGCGAAGTGCAGGAGCCACGGCAATTACATTTGGGGTGAACCATCCCGAAGCGTTTCTGAATATCGCGAAAGTCACGGCCAACCCGCTGGTCAGCATTCAATATGATGCCACAGAAATCCAATCCCACCTGATTGGACTCTACAATGCAAATAACCTGTATGCGGCTATTGCCATCGGGAAATATTTTGGCGTCAGCGATTCAGAAATACGCGAAGCGATTGAAAATTACATTCCGCAGAACAACCGATCCCAGATCATCATCAAAGGGTCCAACGAGATCATTCTCGATGCCTACAATGCCAATCCGAGCAGCATGAAGGTCGCTATCGAAAATTTCGTACAGCTGGATAAAACCCAAAAAATCATGTTCCTTGGCGACATGTTTGAACTTGGCGCTGAAAGCCCCGCAGAACACCAGGCCATCGTTTCCATGCTTGAGGGACAGGCAGACGCAGAATGTTACTTTATCGGGAAAGAATTCTACATGCATAAGACGGAGTCGCCGAATTTTCATTTTTTCGAGACCTTTGATGCCTTATCTACGCGCAGAAACCTTCGTAAAATTCACGATAGCCTGATCCTCATTAAAGGATCACGAGGGATGGCATTAGAACGTGTGCTTGAGCTGCTGCCCAATTAA